A window of Benincasa hispida cultivar B227 chromosome 9, ASM972705v1, whole genome shotgun sequence genomic DNA:
AAACTCACAATCATGTAGTACAAGAAAGAGCAGGCGCACCTTTCCACCATAAGAGCAAGGTTAGATTTTGAGActttttttgaaatcattttatataaaataaaaacacagcCGGGAGataaaaatatttcttaaaatataaaaacaataaataggAACGATGATTAAACAAGtcggtttcttaaaaaaatgaaaagcaGACATAGGAAATAGGAAATGAGAACGTTAACGCTTAATgtacaatttcttttaattttgggaaattttcaaagatagaaaaataaagaaaaatatttatacaaataacaaaatttaattatagctATAATAGAAATTGTTATCAATGTCCATGCTATCTATCAGTAGTGATAGAATCATATGTATTATTGATACCATCAgtgataaaaattaatataaatctatcattgatttgttatttcacattttttatatatgtaaaaatttctcttcaatttcggtagtttttaaaacttgCTTCAACTTCTATAATGTGACTAGAAACCCTAATCTAATGAACATTTCAGCCTCTCTCTATTTCTCTTGATGGAATCCTAGCTCCATGTGGGTATGACTATCTACTTGTTAGCATCAACATTGATCAATATCCAATGAGGAATTCCAATGGGTTAAAAGGTAACTATTCAATGACCTACGATCTTGATCATAGATCCTCCAAATTATTCTAATCACTAATAAAATTCTATTATTAATGAACTTCTATCAATGACAATAGAAGCATATTATCGATATATTTTTAGTGATATGCTTCTATCAATGATGCTTCAATCACTGATTAGtaataaacttttattagtGATATGCTTACATTGCTTATATTGGTTATATAAGTTTATCATTAATATATttctattaattatataaatctatTCTACCTTTACCCATTTATTAATTATCATGCACTTTTTAATCCTATTTTCTcgatcattttcttcttcattgtcAATTTCTTCCCCCCATtgataaacaaaaataacaatCTTTACTTGTAGTAAAGTATTAATGTTAGACTCTATTGTTGACTTTTACCgttaatatattttatcattgatagaaatttattggttttatcACTGATATATGCTACTATCGATCATAGAAGCCTACCATTAATAtgaatctatcaatgatagaactAGAATTGATAGACTCCTATAACCGATAGCAAAATCACtaataaaatcttaaataaactttgaatggatattttaaacattttatgtGAGATGGATGTAAAATATGTTATATGCAaattttattgtattatattatatttggaCCTAATTATTATCATGGTAgaaatttttttgttgaaatttcaTAATCTCGAGATTTAGGACACGAAATTTCTTTAAGAGAAATATCATTTCTCCCATTTTGAGCAAATTATaagcaaatatcaattttttttttcttttttgaattaattacgTCCACTTAGTTCAAGTTTCATGTTCAATAAGTGGAATGCATTAGCTGTCCGCTTTCCGATTGGACAATAAGGATCGAAGAAGGATAATCCCTCATTCTTAGGATCAAAGAGGCGGacgaaaaaaagagaaaaactctCATTTGGAGAAGAGTTGGCCTTTGGAGAGCATCGAGAGGATAACATCGTTTTTCTTGAAGATCTATAATTGATCGCTGATATCGACAATCTTCCATTTTATGGATATATCTGTGGTAGCTTAACAAAAAAAACGCGGATATGCTATCAAATTATCATTGCTATATTGTCAATTTTGTGGAAAAATGATATCTCGAAGATATCACCCAACATGTCTTCTCTCTTTGTCgtttttctatctttttcagtattaattttctaatttccaaCTCTTCAACTGTCTTttcaattcaaaatcaaatcacTGACActaattttctaatttccaaCTCTTCAACTatattttcaattcaaaatcGAATCCAACctcatttaaatatttccaaTTGAACAATGATTTTTTTACAACCTCATTTAAACATTTCCATTGAATCTTTATATCATTTcagaattttagttttttttgcccttcaaaattttcatttacaataaaaaaataacatatatttatttattatttcattcaagttttttctcatcattttaTCTCAAACTTCCACTTGCATGAAACAAAATGTCATATTTCCATTGAATTGTgaaatatttcatttcttttttagatTTATGTTATTACATCAAtctttatacatatatttatcatatacatctacattttaattattttgatccAAAATACATGTATACATCTTGGTATatgaacttaaaaaaattacaatattctttaatatattacaatatatatatctcCACTTTTTCATTTAAAGATCCAACCTCCAACCTCTAAAATgatagattttaattctcaaataatATCACTAGAATACCATTAATCTTTATTAAAACTAATCTAATCAATTAGACCTATGGTACAATTATCGAACTTAAAAATCACTCAAATTACGAATAATACTTGTGAAGTCAAATACTtatattatcaaacttaaaagAAACCAAGGTTAGAATTTACACCCCTCAAAATTTTCCAGAAGACATGCCGTAGTCTTGTTGAAATGAAATATACTAATATTATGAAACCATTGATGTTTTtgatgtttttatatttttattgtcaTGTGATATATACttctgaaaatattttattatatttcgtttttttttttttaagctcgAGTATTACCCATAATATTTTATCAGTCAAGATGATAATTCTCAAAACCCATAATAGCAAAGAAGCTCACTTTATTTATGCAAAAGCCTGTACAAGGGGAGTAGCTAGAGCCTAGGCTATAAGTTATTATAACTAGTTAAAGTGTTGTTTTTACATACCCTTTTTACATTTCTATGTCCCTCTAGGCTTTGGAGGGTTCTTTAAGTACATATTCAGTTCAGGCTTCAGCCCATTCATGTTCTTGTTGATTTGGTCCAGGGAAGAAAAACTCTTCTTCTTGCTGCCTGAACATTCTTTCAACTTCTCTTCCTGGTGTGTTGAATCCCAACTCTCTTGCTACTCTCTCCATCTTGTTCACTATGTTATCTTTCCCTGTTAACAGAGAGCTCAAGATTTTAGCAATGAATGTGCTTGGTAAGAAGTCAGCTGAGCAAAAACTTTGAAAGAATTTGAGTATTTATTTAGGGTCAGAGAGCCATGAGATGTACCGAGTTAGATATGAGCTCAAAACATccacatttttatatttaaagagaaattaacaAAACAATTGGTGTCCTATGATTTTGGATTCGAAttcgatagttgcactcccaAAAGGTAACAGAGGTGTGCAAAGATTTTCATGAGTAGGAAGAAGATTGATCCGAAAATACTGTTACAGTATAAACAAATGGAGGTGTGCAAAGATTTTCTCGAGtcgaaaggaaaagaaaaccaaCTCTTACAAAATAAACAAACGAAGGTGTGCAAGGATTTTCTCAAATCGGAAGGAGATTGCCCTCGAGTGCAAGGAGGGAAAGAAAATCTGACTGCAAGACCCACCGTCGAGCAAGGACAAAGTCAACCTTAATGATCCAAAAACGAGATTGCCCTCTAATGCAAAGAGGGAAAGAAAACTTGACTGCAAGACCGACCCACCGAACCGGGACAAAAGTCCACTGATCAGAAAACTCTATTACAGTTCTAAGTTTTCAAGGGATAAAAGTCGACCGTAGTGATCTGAGAACTCTATGACAGCGTAGACATCTAAGTTTTCAATATGGTTAAAAGCCTGTTGATCAGATTAATTTATACCTGCTAGAAGATACTTGGTGTTGCCATAGGCATTGACTTCAAAGCAAACAATCTGGAGGCCGTGGTTAGGTGAGGCAAAGACAGAAAAAGGATGACCTGCCGGAACTATGAACACCACCCCACGACGCAGCTGCCCTCTAATTTTCTGGTAAGTCCTCCCCCCCTTccgctcttgctctcgctctgaCCACCGACCACTTCTCCCAGAAGACGATGAAAGGTGGGGACATGCCATTTGGAACCCCCCTTCGCCCTCCACCACCACAGCTATCTTCATGGCTTTGGAGTTATAATGAGGAGCCATCATTGAACCCTTCAAAGAGAAAACACGcagcaaaaataaaataagcaacCTGCAACTGACAAATGAGTTTCAAATATAGTCACCCAATGAAGTAGAAGTAAATTATACTTTGGTCATGTTGGCAAAGGCGACAGCGACACCGAGGTCCCGAAGCTGGCTGAACTCATCGGGGTAGGCTTCGAAGAGACGACCGAACTTGTTTGACTGCCATGGATGTTGTTTGAGCAGATTGAATGGACGCTCAGTTTCACCTTCTGAGAAGGGCCAGATCCTTGGGATGATTTCTTCATGTTGACTAAGCGATCGGATCTGTTCTCTAGAAGCCTTGATTATGGTACCTGGTTTTTGTTGATCGAAAAATCTCTCCAGCTTCTCTCTTGGAATCTGTTTGGCAGTTAAGAAAGTTTGTAGGAATACAAGGAAAAATAAGCATATATATAAACCAAACACACTGTTTAGGCAGAGTTTGGGAAGGACTTCTTTATAACCTTGAAGGCTGCTTCCAGCAAGTCCCAGCTGAATGCTGTGTAGAATGATTCTGAGTTTTCACCACCA
This region includes:
- the LOC120086324 gene encoding vicilin Jug r 6.0101-like encodes the protein MASKFKLPLLLFLLFLTAACLASKDPELKQCKHQCKVQRQFDEQQRRDCERSCDEYYKMKKERERGKGRNYEREEEGDDDDEEKNPYVFEDKHFEGKVETGEGRIRVLQKFTQRSELLRGIENFRVSIVEANPSTFVIPTHFDAEILLFVAQGRGTITVIKEKRGSFDVKCGDVFRIPSGAPFYFINKDEHQKLKIVKLLQPTSVPGHFEIFQPAGGENSESFYTAFSWDLLEAAFKIPREKLERFFDQQKPGTIIKASREQIRSLSQHEEIIPRIWPFSEGETERPFNLLKQHPWQSNKFGRLFEAYPDEFSQLRDLGVAVAFANMTKGSMMAPHYNSKAMKIAVVVEGEGGFQMACPHLSSSSGRSGRWSEREQERKGGRTYQKIRGQLRRGVVFIVPAGHPFSVFASPNHGLQIVCFEVNAYGNTKYLLAGKDNIVNKMERVARELGFNTPGREVERMFRQQEEEFFFPGPNQQEHEWAEA